The following proteins are co-located in the Patescibacteria group bacterium genome:
- a CDS encoding methylenetetrahydrofolate reductase — protein MLNLSNFPVTVEVSSLAGSDVSAIVAEAKNLRADALNIPDGILGRLTIDPIVLAFRIREATGIPTIAHLTCRDSTKLGLAQKILGAANLGVDGILALSGDAGAKNVFEIRAPGLTELIRDLNSGEFLGKPIKSPTVLKIAVAANPNVDGQIEYLKEKEAAGAHFVQTQPVFDFATAEKFLDGVKQAGIQIPILLGIMPLKSLKVAEYFNSKVHGVTIPQAVLAQLAADENCGAELAIELLAKLKDRLDGVHIMPLGRTDSANQIFDFLKG, from the coding sequence ATGCTTAATTTAAGTAATTTTCCCGTCACTGTCGAAGTGAGTTCGCTCGCCGGGAGCGATGTCTCGGCGATTGTCGCTGAGGCGAAAAATTTACGCGCCGATGCGCTCAATATCCCCGACGGCATTCTCGGGCGACTCACGATTGATCCGATTGTTTTGGCTTTTCGCATTCGTGAGGCGACGGGGATTCCGACGATTGCACATCTGACTTGTCGTGATTCGACCAAGCTTGGCTTGGCGCAAAAAATTTTGGGTGCGGCGAATCTCGGAGTTGACGGAATTCTCGCGCTCTCAGGCGATGCCGGCGCGAAGAATGTTTTCGAAATTCGGGCGCCTGGTTTGACTGAGTTGATTCGCGATTTGAATTCCGGCGAATTTCTCGGTAAGCCAATCAAATCACCGACTGTTTTGAAAATAGCGGTCGCCGCGAATCCAAATGTGGATGGTCAGATTGAATATTTGAAAGAGAAAGAAGCGGCGGGGGCGCACTTCGTGCAGACACAGCCGGTTTTCGATTTCGCGACCGCGGAAAAATTTCTCGATGGCGTGAAGCAGGCGGGGATTCAGATTCCGATTTTGCTCGGCATCATGCCGCTCAAAAGTTTGAAAGTCGCCGAGTATTTCAATTCCAAAGTGCACGGCGTGACGATTCCGCAAGCTGTTTTGGCGCAATTAGCCGCCGACGAAAATTGTGGCGCAGAGCTAGCGATTGAACTTTTGGCAAAATTAAAAGACCGTCTCGACGGCGTGCACATCATGCCACTCGGTCGCACAGATTCTGCCAACCAGATTTTTGATTTTCTGAAGGGATAG
- the dprA gene encoding DNA-processing protein DprA, translated as MEKHFAALNSLEKITPLRFGRLLQFFENDAERIWKGSRHDWQRAGLEFKAVSEIFSEKEKIDPDEIFAKLQKVGAQVLPITSEKYPKLLREIFDPPPVLLVRGEFPTPADDFAIAVVGSRILTNYGRQATHEIARDLAVAGISIVSGLALGADATAHAAALEVGGRTVAVLGNGIEAIYPPRNKNLGEEILRKGGAIISEFPIGTPPNAYNFPLRNRIIAGLARGTVVTEGREKSGSLITASLANEFGREVFAVPGSIFSENSVGAIQLIQRGEAQPITSAADVLDTLELRDLPEKIKMREIIADSAEETVLLKILQKTARHADEISRESGMTASEASAILSLLEMKGLAKNLGGMNWVRV; from the coding sequence GTGGAGAAACACTTCGCCGCACTGAATTCGCTTGAAAAAATCACACCGCTGCGTTTCGGACGGCTTTTGCAGTTTTTCGAAAATGACGCGGAAAGAATCTGGAAAGGTTCGCGGCACGACTGGCAAAGGGCGGGGCTGGAATTTAAGGCAGTTTCTGAGATTTTCAGCGAGAAAGAAAAAATTGATCCGGATGAAATTTTTGCCAAATTACAAAAAGTCGGTGCGCAAGTTTTGCCGATCACTTCGGAGAAGTATCCGAAATTGTTGCGTGAAATTTTTGACCCGCCGCCAGTTTTATTAGTCCGCGGAGAATTCCCGACTCCAGCCGATGACTTCGCAATCGCGGTCGTCGGCTCACGCATTCTCACGAATTACGGTCGGCAGGCGACGCACGAAATTGCGCGCGATCTCGCAGTCGCCGGTATTTCAATCGTTTCCGGACTCGCGCTCGGTGCGGATGCGACGGCACACGCGGCGGCGCTCGAGGTCGGTGGTCGGACGGTCGCGGTGCTCGGCAATGGCATCGAGGCGATTTATCCACCGCGCAACAAAAATCTCGGCGAAGAAATTTTGCGTAAAGGTGGCGCGATTATTTCTGAATTTCCCATCGGTACGCCGCCGAATGCCTATAATTTCCCACTGCGTAATCGCATCATCGCAGGACTGGCGCGCGGCACCGTCGTCACCGAAGGTCGCGAAAAGTCGGGGAGTCTCATTACTGCGTCACTGGCGAATGAATTTGGGCGTGAAGTTTTCGCTGTGCCGGGCTCGATTTTTTCCGAGAATTCAGTTGGCGCGATTCAGCTGATTCAGCGAGGTGAGGCGCAGCCGATTACTTCGGCGGCGGATGTACTCGACACTTTGGAATTGCGCGACTTACCCGAGAAAATCAAAATGCGCGAGATCATCGCTGATTCGGCGGAAGAAACTGTGCTCTTGAAAATTCTGCAAAAAACGGCGCGCCACGCCGACGAGATTTCGCGCGAGTCGGGGATGACCGCGAGCGAGGCTTCGGCGATTCTCTCGCTACTCGAGATGAAAGGTCTCGCGAAAAATCTCGGTGGGATGAATTGGGTCCGCGTCTGA
- a CDS encoding argininosuccinate synthase: MPSKKIVLAYSGGLDTTVIAHFLIQNGFEVIGFLADLGQKVEDLSVIRERAKKTGIKKFVAQNLQKEFLRDFILPLQWAAAKYENYYLLGTSVARPLIAKAQVAVAQKEGAQFLSHGATGKGNDQVRFELTYHALDPKLQTYIPWREKAFYKILGGRQEMIAYAQKNNLPIKASKSKPWSSDENMLHISYEAGILENPNRVPPAEMFELTVSPEKAPDKTTQIELEFSQGVPTKLNGKKMDALAIFQKLNELGGQNGIGRVDLVENRFIGMKSRGVYETPGGTILFIALRAVESLTIPKDELHARDRISAEYAELVYNGFWFSRRRQTLAKQVDKLRQKVTGKVKLGLYKGNVTILGREAAKTLYDEKIVTFETDGIYEPEKATRFIRANFKNL; this comes from the coding sequence ATGCCTTCCAAAAAGATCGTGCTCGCTTATTCGGGCGGGCTGGACACGACTGTCATCGCCCATTTTTTAATCCAAAATGGTTTCGAAGTGATTGGTTTTCTCGCGGACCTTGGTCAAAAAGTCGAGGATCTTTCCGTGATTCGCGAACGCGCCAAGAAGACAGGCATCAAGAAATTTGTTGCGCAGAATTTACAAAAAGAATTCCTCAGGGACTTCATCCTGCCTTTACAGTGGGCAGCAGCAAAATACGAAAACTACTATTTACTCGGCACTTCCGTCGCTCGGCCTTTGATCGCGAAAGCGCAGGTCGCCGTCGCACAAAAAGAAGGCGCGCAATTTCTCTCGCACGGCGCGACAGGTAAAGGCAACGACCAAGTGCGTTTCGAGCTGACCTACCACGCGCTCGATCCCAAGCTTCAGACTTACATTCCGTGGCGTGAAAAGGCCTTTTACAAAATACTCGGTGGGCGTCAAGAAATGATTGCTTACGCGCAGAAAAATAATTTGCCAATCAAAGCTTCGAAATCGAAGCCGTGGAGCTCGGATGAAAACATGCTGCACATTTCCTACGAGGCGGGGATTCTCGAAAATCCGAATCGCGTGCCGCCGGCAGAAATGTTTGAGCTGACTGTCTCGCCCGAAAAAGCACCGGACAAAACAACTCAAATTGAGCTCGAATTTTCGCAAGGCGTGCCGACCAAATTGAATGGCAAGAAAATGGACGCGCTCGCAATTTTCCAAAAATTAAATGAGCTCGGCGGACAGAATGGCATCGGTCGCGTCGATCTCGTCGAGAATCGCTTCATCGGCATGAAGAGTCGCGGAGTGTACGAGACACCGGGCGGGACGATTCTCTTCATTGCGCTGCGCGCCGTCGAGAGTCTGACGATTCCCAAAGATGAGCTGCACGCGCGTGATCGCATTTCCGCTGAATACGCTGAGCTGGTCTATAACGGCTTTTGGTTTTCGCGCCGTCGTCAGACACTCGCGAAGCAGGTTGATAAATTGCGCCAGAAAGTGACAGGCAAAGTGAAACTCGGACTTTACAAAGGCAATGTCACGATTCTCGGGCGCGAAGCCGCGAAGACTTTGTATGACGAGAAAATCGTCACTTTCGAGACGGACGGAATTTACGAGCCGGAGAAAGCGACGCGTTTCATCCGCGCGAATTTCAAGAACTTGTAA